Part of the Rhodoflexus caldus genome, CAACGGCATCCTCCCGCTTTAACTGCCCGAATGCTTCCCGTACTTTTGTGCAGTCGTTGGGATGGATAAAGTCAAAGAATTTATATTGTTGCAGCTCGGTTTTGGAATACCCCAATGACTGCTCCCATTGCGTATTAACCCGCAAAAGTTGCCCGTCCATGTCCATAATTGCCAGCAAATCCAGATTGACATCAAAATAGTTCTCAAACAATTGCCGTTCTATTCGTGTAGCGGCTTCTGCTTCTTTGAGATGTGTAATGTCCACATGGCAGCCGATGAGTTTAACAGGTTTCCGCTCATCATCCCACTCAATGATTCCGCCCGTGCAGTTTACCCACACAATAGCGCCGTTTTTATGAATGTAGCGCACCTCTACTGAAAACGGCTGTTTGCCGCCATTTTCCATGTGCTTGACTACTTCGCTGTCAAATCTGGCCAAATCTTCCGGTATAATCAGGCTGCGGATGGTTTCCGCTTTTTCGTCCAATTCACCCTCGGCGTAGCCAAAGGTTTCCTTAAATTTTCGGCTCAGATAAACGGTCTGATTTTGAATGTTCCACTCCCAATAACCTGCCAGAATCTCTTCCAGAATGGTTTGATGGGTCATCAGATGGTGTATTGCCGGCATCTTTTGAAATTGATATGTTTAGGTTCAAACAGCTAATCAGTCATACGTCAAACACCGCATTTGTGTTATATCAGCTGCAAAACTGCATAAACTTTTGCGCATCAAGGCTTGAAAGCGTATTTTACGGTTCAAATTCAGACATTTACACAATTGTATTGCATTAAAAACACTTCGCGATGACACCTTTTTACCGTAAATCACTCTTGCGCGGTTTGTTGGGCGTATCGTTGTTCATGGCGGGCTACGCACCTGCTGTGGCACAGCGGAAACCACAAAACAATGCTCCGGCAACACCCGCGCCTACTCCGGCAGCTCGCCGCATGGAAGCCTTCAAACTCCGCCATCAGTTGCAGGAAAGTTCTATTGTTGCCAATGTACCTTTTAAAAACATAGGCCCAACGGTGATGAGCGGACGCGTAACCGATGTAGATGTTTGTCCGGCAGACCCTTCTCAGTTCTTGGTTGCTTACGCTTCGGGCGGTCTGTGGCATACAACCTCCAACGGCACACAGATGACCCCTGTTTTTGATACACAGGCGAGCATGACCATTGGCGATATTGCCGTACAGTGGCAGGGAACGACACCCGCCGTTATATGGGTAGGTACAGGCGAAAACAATTCCAGCCGCTCTTCCTATGCCGGCACGGGCATATACAAAAGCACCAACGGCGGTAAAACATGGGAACATTTAGGATTGGAAGAATCGCAGCACATCGGGCGCATTGTTTTGCACCCAACCGACCCGAATACGGTATGGGTAGCTGCTTTGGGGCATCTGTATTCGCCCAACCCCGACAGAGGCATTTACAAAACCACTGACGGCGGCAAAACATGGCAGAAAACACTGTTTGTGGACAATAACACAGGTGCAATTGATTTGGTAATAGATCCGACCAATCCACAGGTACTTTACGCTGCCATGTGGGAGCGCAGTCGCCAAGCATGGGACTTTAAAGGCTCCGGCAAAGGTTCGGGTATTTACAAAAGTACCGACGGCGGCGCAACTTGGACGAAGCTCAATACCGACGGTAGTGGCTTCCCCAACACCGACGGTACAGGTCGCATCGGCTTGGACGTTTTTGCAGGCAATCCAAATATTATTTATGCCGTTTTAGACAATCAGGACAGCCGCCCTGCCGAAAAACCGACGGGCAAAGAAGTTATCAAGCCTTCCGCTTTTCGCACCATGACGGCAGAGGAATTTGCCAAACTGCCCGATGAAGACCTGCAAGCCTACTTTGAGCGCTACGGCATCCCTTCTAAATACACGCCCAAATCGGTTAAACAAGACATTGCCAACAAAAAATATCCCGTAAAGGCACTTGCCGATTTTATCAATGCCAACGACGATTTGTTTGAAATTGAAGTAAAGGGTGCAGAAGTGTATCGTTCGGACGACGGCGGTAAAACATGGCGCAAAACACATGACAAACCCTTAGACGGCCTTGTGTTTACCTATGGCTATTATTTCAGCCAAATCCGCATAGACAGCAAAAACCCCGATAAAATCTATACCATGGGTGTGCCTGTGATTAAGTCGGAAGACGGCGGCAAAACTTGGAAAGCCATGAACAGCGACAATGTTCATGCCGACCACCATGCCCTCTGGTTGAATCCCAACCGCCCCGGACACATGATTTTGGGCAACGACGGCGGTATCAACATCAGCTACAACGACGGCGAAACATGGCAAAAAATGAATAACGTTCCTGTGGGACAGTTTTATGCCATCAATGTGGATATGGCGCAGCCTTTCAATGTTTACGGCGGCTTGCAGGACAACGGCGTTTGGGTAGGCCCAAGCACTTACCGCCACAGCTTAGACTGGCACGATACAGGCCGTTATCCGTATCAGATGCTGATAGGCGGCGATGGTATGCAGGTGGAAATTGACACGCGCGACAATGCAACGGTTTACACAGGTTTTCAGTTTGGCAACTATTTCCGCATTAATACCAAAACGGGCGAGCGCAAATTCATTACTCCGCGCCACGATTTGGGCGAAACCCCTTACCGATGGAACTGGCAAACGCCTATTCACCTTTCCCGCCACAATCAGGACATTTTATACATGGGTTCGCACCGCTTCCACCGTTCATTGGACAAAGGCGAAACCATGCAAACACTTTCCGGCGACCTGACCGCAGGCGGCATTAAAGGCAACGTCCCTTACGGTTCACTGACAACCATTGACGAGTCGCCTCGCCGTTTTGGGTTGCTCTACACCGGCTCCGATGACGGTTTGGTGCATGTGTCCAAAGACGGCGGTTATACATGGACGCGCATTTCGGACAAATTGCCGCAAAAACTTTGGGTAAGCCGCGTAATAGCCTCACACCATGCCGAAGGTCGGGTGTTTGTGTCGCTCAATGGCTATCGCTATGACCATTTTGACCCGTATTTGTATGTTTCCGAAGACTACGGACAAACGTGGACGCGTTTAGGCGGCAATCTGCCCGCCGAACCTATCAACGTAGTGCGGGAAGACCCTGTCAATGACCAGATTCTGTACGTGGGTACCGATAACGGGGTGTATATTTCCTTTGACCGCGGTGTTTCGTTTGCTGCCATGAGCAACGGGCTGCCTGCCGTTGCCGTACACGACCTGCGCATCCATCCTCGCGACAAACAACTGGTTGTAGGTACGCATGGGCGCTCTATTTTCACTGCCGACGTACAGCATATCCAGCAGATAGACCAGCAGATGATAACAAAAGCCTTGCACTTGTTCCCCGTACAGGCTATTACTGCATCGGAGGCATGGGGGCGGCCGCGCAACTTTGCCGAAGCGATTTCACCTGAGCGGCAAATTGTTTTCTATCTTAATTATGCGATTAAAAATGCCATCAGCAATATCCGTATTCTGTCAGCAGGTGGCGTAGTGCTGCATGAAATGACAGACGAAAGCGAGGCCGGTATCAATATCGTAAACTATGACCTGACTATGAATGAAAAAGCCGTTGCAGATTTGCAGAAGGAAATGCAGACCAAAGCTAAAGACGGCAAAGAAGTTAAAATCGGTGCAGCGGGCAACGGCAAATACTACCTGCCGGTGGGTGAATATACCGTTGAAGTTCGCGCCGGTGAATCGGTAGAAAAACAAACACTCAAAGTAGAAGCTCCGCGCAGTGGCGGCGGTCGTCGCGGCGAGCCTTCCGCCGAACCTCACGAAGAGGACTAATCGGATACAGTTTTAAACCTGACAGGTTTCCAAAGCCTGTCAGGTTTGTACATGACTAAGAAAATCAGCGTTTATCCATGGTATCCGCCAAAAATCCGTGTTCCCAAAGAACCCAACATCAGTACTTAAAATTGTAAGAAACAGCCGGCACGAACGAGCCTACGACGGAAAACCGAACTGCTTCCGTATTTATCGGTGTATCGGGGTTTTGGCGGAAGTAGATAGCAAACGGATTGCGGCGGTTATAGGCATTATACACAGAAAGAACCCAGTAGCTTTCCCACCGCTGTTCAGGCTTTTTCTTCTTGTTGTATTTGGTAACGGACAAATCTAAGCGATGGTAGGGCGCAATGCGCACGTTATTGCGGCTGTTGTCCACATTGTGCGGAATAATTAACCCCTGCACTTCGTAGCGCCCCGTCGGGAAAGTTACAGGCGTCCCCGTTTGGAAAACAAAGTTTGCAGCAAATTGCCAGTATTTATTCCGCTCATAGGCTACAGAAATATTGCCGTTGTGTCGGCGGTCAAACCGATTGGGAAACCATTGGTTGCTGTTGATACCCTCCACTTTGCGCTCTGAATTGGCAAGCGTGTAACTAACCCATCCGGTGAGTTGTCCTTTGGTTTTGCGTACATAAAACTCCGCGCCGTATGCTCTGCCAATGCCTTGCACCAAGTCGCCCTCAATGAACTTATTGAGCAGCAGGTCTGCATTGTCAATATAGTCTAACTGATTTTGCAGCGATTTGTAATACACTTCCACCGAGGTTTCAAACATGTTGTCCTTAAAGTTGCGGAAGTAGCCCAGAGCTACTTGGTCGGCTAATTGCGGTCGGATATTATTCGTGCTGGGTGTCCATACATCAAGCGGCGTGGAAGCTGCCGTATTGGATACCAAGTGGATATACTGCGCCATGCGGTTATAGCTCGCTTTCAACGAACTTGTCGGAGAAAGCCCCAAATTCATGGAAAATCGCGGTTCTATATTGCCGTATTGCTGAATGGTTTCAAACTGCCCGAAATTTCGTATCTCCACAGGCAGGCGGCGAGTATTGGGCGGTGCCTCCCCGAAATAATAGGCTTCGCCGCGCCCCATATAGTTAAACATGGAATAGCGGAAACCATATTGTACGGTGAGTTTTTCACTCAACTTCTGTTCGTTGTCAAAATAAATACCCGATTCAAGCGCGTATTTGCTGTCCAAACTGATGTCGCTG contains:
- a CDS encoding WD40/YVTN/BNR-like repeat-containing protein, whose product is MTPFYRKSLLRGLLGVSLFMAGYAPAVAQRKPQNNAPATPAPTPAARRMEAFKLRHQLQESSIVANVPFKNIGPTVMSGRVTDVDVCPADPSQFLVAYASGGLWHTTSNGTQMTPVFDTQASMTIGDIAVQWQGTTPAVIWVGTGENNSSRSSYAGTGIYKSTNGGKTWEHLGLEESQHIGRIVLHPTDPNTVWVAALGHLYSPNPDRGIYKTTDGGKTWQKTLFVDNNTGAIDLVIDPTNPQVLYAAMWERSRQAWDFKGSGKGSGIYKSTDGGATWTKLNTDGSGFPNTDGTGRIGLDVFAGNPNIIYAVLDNQDSRPAEKPTGKEVIKPSAFRTMTAEEFAKLPDEDLQAYFERYGIPSKYTPKSVKQDIANKKYPVKALADFINANDDLFEIEVKGAEVYRSDDGGKTWRKTHDKPLDGLVFTYGYYFSQIRIDSKNPDKIYTMGVPVIKSEDGGKTWKAMNSDNVHADHHALWLNPNRPGHMILGNDGGINISYNDGETWQKMNNVPVGQFYAINVDMAQPFNVYGGLQDNGVWVGPSTYRHSLDWHDTGRYPYQMLIGGDGMQVEIDTRDNATVYTGFQFGNYFRINTKTGERKFITPRHDLGETPYRWNWQTPIHLSRHNQDILYMGSHRFHRSLDKGETMQTLSGDLTAGGIKGNVPYGSLTTIDESPRRFGLLYTGSDDGLVHVSKDGGYTWTRISDKLPQKLWVSRVIASHHAEGRVFVSLNGYRYDHFDPYLYVSEDYGQTWTRLGGNLPAEPINVVREDPVNDQILYVGTDNGVYISFDRGVSFAAMSNGLPAVAVHDLRIHPRDKQLVVGTHGRSIFTADVQHIQQIDQQMITKALHLFPVQAITASEAWGRPRNFAEAISPERQIVFYLNYAIKNAISNIRILSAGGVVLHEMTDESEAGINIVNYDLTMNEKAVADLQKEMQTKAKDGKEVKIGAAGNGKYYLPVGEYTVEVRAGESVEKQTLKVEAPRSGGGRRGEPSAEPHEED